The Candidatus Woesearchaeota archaeon genomic interval AAAGCAATATTTGTTGATTTGGGCAGGGCAGATAAAAGCCTGCTTGACAGCTATCCTGCTGTGAAAAACAGCGTTGAAGGGTCTAAGGCAAATGTTTTTCTTCTTAAAGGAGACAGGATAGTGAAATCTTTTGAAGCAGGGAATATTGAGGCGGGCTATCCTTACTTTTTATGCGTCAAGCCAAGGGCTGGTAAATTGAATCTGTTTATGGAAGGCAAAGGAAACAGGACAAGGATAACAGCAGACTGCATTGATGACTGCACTGCTGCTGTTGTGACTGCCAAAGATGTTGAGAAGATTAAGACTGATGCTGCTTCAATAGGCGAAACTGTAACAGAAGCATCAGATAAGATTGAAGTCAAAAGAAAGTTCTGCAGATTCAAGGAGAACTTTACAAAGGTTGAAATAACAATAAATGCAAAAGATAAATTGGATAATGTAAAATATATCGAGTATATGCCGAAGGAATGCATTGACGACCTTAATGCCTATCTTGAAAGCGTTCTTCCTGATTATTACAAAATAAAGGCAGATCCTCTTATAATGTGGCATTTCAATGAAATGAATAAAGGCAAGGAAGAAACAATAACTTATATTTTGAAGATCGAACTGTCGGATTACTGCAAAGAGCTGATATCAGGAATGGGAATATTGAGTGCTCCGAATTATGGACCGTATCTTTCGAAAGAGCTGCCTTATACAACATTGTTTTTAGGCGACCCTCCTCTTTCTATAAATCTTGATGAGTATTTTAAGGATCCTGATAATAGTGTTTTAACTTATAATGCACTTGGAAATAGTTATGTAAGCGCATATACCTCAAATAATGAAGCAACAGTAAGCGGAAGCAATCCTGTAACAGAAACAGAAGTTTCATTCACAGCATCAGACTCTGCTAATTCGGTTCCAGCTGGAATGACAGTAAGGGTTCTTGACAGCGGAGCTTGCTTAGATAATGATTTAGATGGCTATGGAAGAAATTGCCCTTCCGGGGAGGACTGCAATGACAATGACAATTCAATTAACTCTGGAAAAACAGACAGTCCATGCGATGGAATAGACCAGAATTGCGATGGAGCAGATGCACAGAATACATATGACTGCTATAATGCAGATAATGATGGAGATGCATATAGGGCAGATAGCATTTCAGGAATAGCCACTGGCTGCAGCCGCCCTTCAGATTGCAAAGAAAGGCAGAGCATTGCAGACTGTAATGACAATAATGCAAATATTCATCCTAATCAGGCAGAGAATTGCAATAATGATATTGATGACAACTGCGATAACCTTAATAATGATGGCTGCGATTGCACAGGCACTGTAAGCCATGAATGCGGAGCTACTCCCTGTACTGGCATTCAAACATGCTCAAATGGCCAGTGGCCAGCCTGCACATTATTAGTGAGTTCTTGCGGAACAAGAGACTGCTCGTCTAATAACTATTACAGCCTTTCTGGCAACGTGTGCAATTATTACGGCTATCCTAACTGCTATGATTCCTGCACTGCCCCTGGCACATGCACCTCTTGCATCTGTTCTTCTCCAACAATAGCATCCTCGCAAACATTGAATCCAAGCCAATGCCAATATATAGCTGGCTGCACAGGAACAACTCTTGGAAGCATAGCAAATTATCCGGCAACAACACCATGCACAGGAGGAACATGCGATGGGAATGGGGGTTGTGTAACACAGCAAACATGCACTCCTCAGAGTTGCTCTTCTCTTGGCTATAACTGCGGCAGTTGGTCAGATGGCTGCAGCGGTACTGCAAATTTGAATTGCGGTAGTTGCGGCACTGGGCAGACATGTTCTGGTGGTAGCTGTGCAAATGCAGTTGCGGAGTTGAGTTTGGGATTCAGTAACATCAATTACCAATTTAATAACCCTTATCATTATTATTATCATACAAGAACCTTTATGGAAACTAAGGGTGTTGGTGTTACATTAACACAAGGACAATTATGTTTTCAAAGTGGGGGTTGTAATTCAGCAACAGTCAATTATAGAATCAATGCAAATGGAGCTTATACATGGAGTGATAACTTTTATACGTCTTATTCATCAGAGAAATTCACTCTAAAATACTGGGGAACAGATGACCATATGAATCTTGTTTATGTAGAACAATCCATGGATGTTGTTGGTTCGTGGCATAACCCCTAAGTCGTTCATTTTACTTCTCAACAGTTACAAAAGCAAAACATTTAAATAGTCAAACCCTATTGAGTCCAAAACAGGTGGGCAAAACGTTCAAAAAACTGATCAGCCTGTTGTTGATAAGCCTGGTTTTAATGCTGCCTGTAGCTGTCTCTATAGAAACCTCTTTCAGCCTTTCTTATGATGCAAATGGAAACTTAATCCAGGATACAGACAAATACTACGAGTACAATTCCTTTAATCAACTGGCAAGAGTAAGGGAAAACAACCAAAACGGCAGAATTCTTGAAGAATATGCCTATGACTATAATGGAGACAGAATAAAAAAAATAACTTATGATGAAGAAGCAACAATTACGTATTATGTTGATGAGAATTTCATAAGGGTTGTAAACAGCTCTGGAACATTTGATACAAAATATCATTATAGTAACGGCCAGTTAATCGCAAGGCAGGATCCGGATGGAAAGAAATATTACTATCATCCCGACCATCTTGGAAGCACAAATATTGTAACTGATCAGAATGGGGATGTTGTTGAGGAAACAAGCTACGAGCCATTTGGAGCTGTCCTCGAAGGCGGCGAGAGCAGATTTACATTCACAGGCAAGGAAAAAGATCCAACTGGTCTTTATTATTATGGGGCAAGATACTATTCTCCTGCATTGATGAAGTTCACGCAGCCAGACATAGTAATCCAAAATGTTTATGATCCGCAGTCACTGAATAGATATTCTTATGCTAGAAATAATCCGGTGAAGTATACGGATCCGAGTGGAAATATTGTGGATACGTTTTTGGATGTTGGTTTTATAGGGTGGGATATTTGGGACATAATATGGAAACCAAAATCCTTAACCAATTGGGGTGCTTTAGGAGCCGATGTAGCTGCTCTTTTTATTCCATTTGTAACTGGCGCTGGATTAGCGATAAAAGTTGCTTCAAAGACTGATGATGTTGTGAAGGTTGTAAGAGCCGCCGACAAGGTAAAAGATGTTAAAAAATTATTCAAAGCCGCCGATAAAGCGAACGATGCTGTTAAAACAATGAAAGAGGGCGGTAAAATAGTGGACATTGGAAAAAATGGAAGAAAATACACAAGAACGGCCAATGATATGGCGTATGGCGATAATGTTAAAGGCGCACTAGATGACGCGTTCAAAAAAACAGGAATTGACCAAAAACGTGACGTATCGCGAATAGAGCTTGGAAAAAATGGAAAAGAATTGCCAGTTGAATGGAAAAATGCTGAAGGTGCTAAGGTCAATGTAGATGTAGGTCACATAAACCAAGGTCCTGTTAAACCTCATGTTGGTTGGGAAACTGCTGGAAAACGAAATATCGGTGAAGGAATCAGGGGCCACAACATTTTAGATATAAATCCTAAAGCGGTGAGAAATCTGGATGAGTATGAAAAATATTTATGGGAATGATTAAAATGACAAATAAAATAAAATTCATGAGAGTCGGAAGACATCTCGTAAGAAGGAATGATGAATTAAAAATATGGGTGGAAAGAGAAAAAATTAAAGGTATATCCATTTTGAATAAAAACAAATCTCTGAAATTAAGGAAAAAATTTGTTAAATCTTTTCTAAAGCACGGTTCTGAGAAAGATTGGGATTTGAGCATGTATTGGGACGTTTTTAATGATGATTCTGAAATATTTTCTGAATTGGTAGAACCTAAAAAAAGCATTGATGTTGTAAGTAAACTTATTGAAAAATTTAATTTTTTACATCAACATAAAATTTTCTTAATGTTGCCTGTGACTGATGACATTAGGATAGCGGTTTTTGAATATAAGAATCTGAACTATATTTTAGGTGAAACAGGGCTAGGCGATATTTATGTTTTTGATGAATCTTTTCAATGGACTATATGTATAAACCACCACGATTTTGTAATATTTTTAGATAAACAAAAACAATATGTTGAGAAAAAAGAAAAACAATTAAGCAAAGAACAAATGAAGAAATTCAGATTAAAATGAGCCACTACTTGCAAACATTCAAAGAATTATTGGAAAAATATTTGAAAGGTAGCTTAATAGGTAATGAATTTTACAAAGCATTTAGCAAATATCTCTATGATGAGACTTTGAAACCTCAAAATGCCAAAGAATTCAATATAATTGAAAACTTGTGGGGATATCTTGATATTTACGAGCCAAATAAGAAAAAAGGGCAGGATATGATGTTTTGATAGGAGATGATAGACTAAGGCAAGTTATTGAAGAAGCATTAGAAAAAATAAAAAAACTAGAAAATGCAAAATAAAACGATAAAAGATAAAGACAAGTGGAAAATGAGAGATCTGGTTAGCTTCAGAATCAGAAAGGATGAAGTTGTCGAGATTATAAAAGGAACCAGTTATTTAGGGATCTTCATAGCCATCTTAACTTTAGTTGCTACATTTTTTGTAACGCCTTTGTTATTTGGTCCTTTGGACATTACAGCACAGATTATTAACACATTTGGCGCAGTAATTATTTTGCTGTTGAGCATAGGTATTTACTTCAAGAACAGATTTTGTGCAATAGCCTTATTGATAATTTATGTGATAGATACACTTTCTTTATTTATAATGCCGTTTATTAGCAATTTTAGTGTAGAAAAATATAGTGTAGTAATATCGGGAATAGCAGTACATATTTTCTTTTTGTTTTATTTTATAAAAGGAACAAAAGCTGTTTTTGTTTATCGCAAATATATAAAAATCCAAAAATGAAACTAAAAATTAGCATAAACAGAATATTTGCAATCCTCGTAATTTTGTTAGTTGTATCTACATCGGTCTCTTTCGCACAGGAAACAGCTGCTGTTGAAAAAGCCAACGATCTTAATAATGAGGTCACCGATATTGTGCATTATTCAGATGGCACCGACCCTCCTCTAACAACTACTGAAGAAAATACTGGCGCTTTTGATTTCAGCATATTTGGCAGCGAAGTTCAAACTCAAGCAGTTGCGGAAATCACATCAGCAAGCATAGCATCTGCTACTCAGCCAACTGTGATTAGCAATGCTCAAAAAGGCATCTCAATTGCAAACACATTAAACAAATTCGAGCCAAAAGGCCAGTATTACACTGACTTATTTACAGGCTCTGCAACTTACAGCTTCGGCCTTGAAGTTCCGCCAGGAGTCAATGGCTTGGAACCAAGCATAACGCTAAGCTACAACCACCATCAATCAGGATCAAGAGGCATCTTGGGAAGCGGTTGGGGCTTAAGCCAAGATTTCATCTACCGCGATATAAAATACACAAGATCCGACACATCTGATGACAAGTTTATCCTGCATTTAAATGGAATGAATTTAGAATTAGTTTATGTTCCCTCAGAAAACAGATACCACACAGAAATCGAAAGCTACCTATACATTAAGAAAGAAACTGGTGGAAGCAATCAGAAAGGCGAATATTGGACAGTCAAGGCAAAAGACGGAACAACCTACAGGTTCGGATATAATGCAGACTCAGAGCTTGTTTCAAATCAGGAAAGCTATGTAAGCGCATGGCATCTTGACTCGGAAACAGACACGCACGGCAATACAATAAGCTATAATTATCTTGAAAATCCTTCGCCTGACCAAGCAACATACCTAAACACTATAACTTACAATAATGGTGCAAATACAATTATGTTTAATTATAATTTCAATGCCCAAAATGGTTT includes:
- a CDS encoding putative metal-binding motif-containing protein; this translates as KAIFVDLGRADKSLLDSYPAVKNSVEGSKANVFLLKGDRIVKSFEAGNIEAGYPYFLCVKPRAGKLNLFMEGKGNRTRITADCIDDCTAAVVTAKDVEKIKTDAASIGETVTEASDKIEVKRKFCRFKENFTKVEITINAKDKLDNVKYIEYMPKECIDDLNAYLESVLPDYYKIKADPLIMWHFNEMNKGKEETITYILKIELSDYCKELISGMGILSAPNYGPYLSKELPYTTLFLGDPPLSINLDEYFKDPDNSVLTYNALGNSYVSAYTSNNEATVSGSNPVTETEVSFTASDSANSVPAGMTVRVLDSGACLDNDLDGYGRNCPSGEDCNDNDNSINSGKTDSPCDGIDQNCDGADAQNTYDCYNADNDGDAYRADSISGIATGCSRPSDCKERQSIADCNDNNANIHPNQAENCNNDIDDNCDNLNNDGCDCTGTVSHECGATPCTGIQTCSNGQWPACTLLVSSCGTRDCSSNNYYSLSGNVCNYYGYPNCYDSCTAPGTCTSCICSSPTIASSQTLNPSQCQYIAGCTGTTLGSIANYPATTPCTGGTCDGNGGCVTQQTCTPQSCSSLGYNCGSWSDGCSGTANLNCGSCGTGQTCSGGSCANAVAELSLGFSNINYQFNNPYHYYYHTRTFMETKGVGVTLTQGQLCFQSGGCNSATVNYRINANGAYTWSDNFYTSYSSEKFTLKYWGTDDHMNLVYVEQSMDVVGSWHNP